From Acidipropionibacterium acidipropionici, one genomic window encodes:
- a CDS encoding succinate dehydrogenase cytochrome b subunit, with product MSVSQQARTGRDDVQVHGDEVVPRNTRRVRPSNVTLKVTMAVTGTIFALFVLVHMIGNLKAFMGPGEYNSYAAFLRTLLHPLVPYEGVLWILRIVLLACLVAHVWSGITIWARGRRSRGPHRRQRMGTLTWGARTMLLSGILLLAFVVVHILDLTIGAGVASSGYQPPVRTGAAEVDVHAYQNLVASLSRPPMAIFYSLIMLIIGVHLAQGAWNVINDFGGTGARLRRVWLLIGILIALAIVVGNGALPMLVLAGVIS from the coding sequence ATGAGCGTCAGCCAGCAGGCGCGCACCGGGCGGGACGATGTGCAGGTCCACGGGGACGAGGTGGTTCCCCGGAACACGCGGCGGGTCAGGCCCTCCAACGTCACCCTGAAGGTGACGATGGCCGTGACCGGCACGATCTTCGCATTGTTCGTCCTGGTGCACATGATCGGAAACCTCAAGGCCTTCATGGGCCCCGGGGAGTACAACTCCTACGCGGCATTCCTGAGGACGCTGCTTCACCCCCTCGTCCCCTACGAGGGCGTGCTGTGGATCCTGAGGATCGTGCTGCTGGCGTGCCTGGTGGCGCACGTCTGGTCCGGGATCACGATCTGGGCGCGCGGCCGGCGCAGCCGCGGACCCCATCGCCGCCAGAGGATGGGCACCCTCACCTGGGGGGCCCGCACCATGCTGCTCTCCGGGATCCTGCTGCTGGCCTTCGTCGTCGTCCACATCCTCGACCTCACCATCGGTGCCGGGGTGGCGTCGTCGGGATACCAGCCGCCGGTGCGCACGGGCGCCGCCGAGGTGGACGTCCACGCCTACCAGAATCTGGTCGCCAGCCTGTCGCGTCCGCCGATGGCGATCTTCTACAGCCTCATCATGCTCATCATCGGCGTCCATCTGGCCCAGGGCGCCTGGAACGTCATCAACGACTTCGGGGGCACCGGCGCCAGGCTGCGCCGGGTGTGGCTGCTCATCGGAATCCTCATCGCACTGGCCATCGTCGTCGGCAACGGCGCGCTGCCGATGCTCGTTCTCGCAGGGGTGATCTCATGA
- a CDS encoding succinate dehydrogenase/fumarate reductase iron-sulfur subunit — MKVTLDIWRQDGPRAKGRFETHVVEDAEPEMSLLELLDRLNDQIVEQGGDPVVFESDCREGVCGSCGFLVNGVPHGPVPNTPACRQHLRAFPQIRRFKLEPFRSAAFPVIRDLAVDRSSLDALVRAGGTVNVLTGTAPDADTVPQPHEQAEQALDFASCIGCGACVAACPNGAAMLFAGAKLAHLARMPQGRQERGRRARRMVDSLDEFFGPCSLYGECAKACPVEIPLTAIATVNKERLRAGFRGRGRDD, encoded by the coding sequence ATGAAGGTCACACTGGATATCTGGCGTCAGGACGGGCCGCGGGCCAAGGGTCGTTTCGAGACCCACGTCGTCGAGGACGCCGAGCCCGAGATGAGCCTGCTGGAGCTGCTGGACCGGCTCAACGACCAGATCGTCGAGCAGGGAGGAGACCCGGTCGTCTTCGAGTCCGACTGCCGCGAGGGGGTGTGCGGCTCCTGCGGATTCCTGGTCAACGGCGTTCCGCACGGTCCGGTGCCCAACACCCCGGCGTGCCGCCAGCACCTCCGCGCATTCCCGCAGATCCGACGCTTCAAGCTCGAGCCCTTCCGTTCGGCCGCCTTCCCGGTGATCCGCGATCTGGCGGTCGACAGGTCGAGTCTCGACGCCCTGGTGCGAGCCGGCGGAACCGTCAACGTGCTCACCGGCACCGCTCCCGACGCCGACACGGTGCCGCAGCCCCATGAGCAGGCCGAGCAGGCCTTGGACTTCGCCTCGTGCATCGGGTGCGGGGCCTGCGTGGCCGCGTGCCCCAACGGCGCCGCGATGCTCTTCGCCGGCGCCAAGCTCGCCCACCTGGCGCGGATGCCGCAGGGCAGGCAGGAGCGCGGCAGGAGGGCCCGCCGGATGGTCGACTCCCTCGACGAGTTCTTCGGGCCGTGCTCGCTCTACGGCGAGTGCGCGAAGGCCTGCCCGGTGGAGATCCCCCTCACCGCGATCGCCACCGTCAACAAGGAGCGGTTGCGCGCCGGATTCAGAGGTCGCGGCAGGGACGACTGA
- a CDS encoding NUDIX hydrolase, with protein MIRPPFRDQRGVAKYRHEVLAVVLRAAVGEPFRLQVLTRRRDHEPFSGRLALPSGPVEVSESMEEAMDRHLAGQLGLVRIAHREQLATYSDPGRDPFERTIATAYLGLVPCDRDEELSVGAVWVDAADLPELAFDHHLVVEAALDRLRGKISYTNIAFALAPAEFTMATLRGIYGAVLGHDVDVTNLSRVLRRRGQIARVGTLAEPGERGGRPPSTWRFAVNSFRVTDPFAALGPGRTHEV; from the coding sequence GTGATCAGACCACCGTTCCGGGATCAGCGAGGGGTGGCGAAGTACCGCCACGAGGTGCTCGCCGTGGTGCTGCGGGCGGCGGTGGGGGAGCCCTTCCGACTGCAGGTGCTGACCCGCCGCCGTGACCACGAGCCCTTCTCGGGCCGGCTCGCCCTGCCCAGCGGCCCGGTCGAGGTCTCGGAGTCGATGGAGGAGGCCATGGACCGCCACCTGGCCGGTCAGCTCGGCCTGGTCCGCATTGCTCATCGCGAGCAGCTGGCCACGTACTCCGATCCGGGCCGGGACCCTTTCGAGAGGACGATCGCCACCGCCTACCTGGGCCTGGTGCCCTGCGACAGGGACGAGGAGCTGTCGGTCGGTGCCGTCTGGGTCGACGCGGCCGACCTGCCCGAACTGGCCTTCGACCACCACCTGGTGGTCGAGGCCGCCCTGGACCGGCTGCGGGGCAAGATCTCCTACACCAATATCGCCTTCGCCCTGGCCCCCGCCGAGTTCACCATGGCCACCCTGCGCGGGATCTACGGGGCCGTCCTCGGGCATGACGTCGACGTCACCAATCTGTCCCGGGTGCTGCGACGGCGCGGCCAGATCGCGCGGGTCGGCACCCTCGCCGAGCCGGGCGAGCGCGGCGGCCGCCCGCCCAGTACCTGGCGATTCGCTGTGAATTCATTCCGGGTCACCGATCCCTTCGCTGCGCTGGGGCCGGGCCGGACCCACGAGGTGTGA
- a CDS encoding fumarate reductase/succinate dehydrogenase flavoprotein subunit codes for MTRPSVNKLIGRLHPSGPVAPNRDLLGPAQKRAGYRVGAELNAKVPEGDPLTAWDRRQNEYRLVNPANRRKMSVIVVGTGLSGAGVAASLGQLGYHVDCFSFHDSPRRAHSVAAQGGINAARARKVDGDTLTRFVKDTVKGGDYRGREADAVRLGIESVKVIDHMYAIGAPFAREYGGQLATRSFGGVQVSRTYYTRGETGQQLEVACSQALQEQIDAGTVTMHNRTEMLDLIVADGRAQGIVTRDLLSGEIRPWTAHVVILCTGGYGSVYQWSTLAKGSNATATWRAHRQGAYFASPCFVQFHPTALPVSSHWQSKTTLMSESLRNDGRIWVPKKPGDDREPNEIGEEDRDYYLERKYPAFGNLTPRDVASRNARTQIDSGHGVGPLHNSVYLDFRDAIARLGRDTIAERYGNLFKMYLDATGEDPYEVPMRIAPGAHFTMGGLWVDYNQMSTIPGLFVGGEASNNYHGANRLGANSLLSASVDGWFTLPRSVPDYLAGFVGKEPLSIDAPEVDEAMGRVHDRIDRLLANDGSHRPEWFHRRLGDILYDHCGVSRDETGLVEGLEQVRALREEFWRDVRVVGDGDRLNQELEKAGRVADFIELGETMILDALDRRESAGAHFRTEYATPEGEARRDDANWAAVSAWETTPEGEHVRHSEPLAFSLIALQVRDYR; via the coding sequence ATGACCAGGCCGTCGGTCAACAAGCTCATCGGACGACTGCACCCGAGTGGGCCCGTGGCCCCGAACCGGGACCTGCTCGGGCCGGCCCAGAAGCGGGCCGGATACCGGGTCGGGGCCGAGCTGAACGCGAAGGTGCCCGAGGGAGATCCGCTGACGGCCTGGGACCGCCGCCAGAACGAGTACCGGCTGGTCAACCCGGCCAACCGCCGGAAGATGTCGGTGATCGTGGTCGGCACCGGCCTGTCGGGGGCGGGAGTCGCCGCCAGCCTGGGGCAGCTCGGCTACCACGTCGACTGCTTCAGCTTCCACGACTCGCCGCGCCGGGCACACTCGGTGGCCGCCCAGGGGGGCATCAACGCCGCCCGCGCCAGGAAGGTCGACGGCGACACCCTCACCCGTTTCGTCAAGGACACCGTCAAGGGCGGCGACTACCGAGGACGCGAGGCCGACGCCGTGCGGCTCGGCATCGAATCGGTCAAGGTCATCGACCACATGTACGCCATCGGCGCCCCCTTCGCCCGCGAGTACGGCGGCCAACTGGCCACCCGGTCCTTCGGCGGGGTGCAGGTCTCGCGGACCTACTACACGCGCGGCGAGACCGGACAGCAGCTGGAGGTGGCCTGCTCCCAGGCCCTCCAGGAGCAGATCGACGCCGGCACCGTGACGATGCACAACCGCACCGAGATGCTCGATCTCATCGTGGCCGACGGGAGGGCCCAGGGGATCGTCACCCGCGACCTGCTGTCCGGGGAGATCAGGCCCTGGACCGCCCACGTCGTCATCCTCTGCACCGGCGGATACGGGTCGGTCTACCAGTGGTCGACCCTGGCCAAGGGTTCCAACGCCACCGCCACCTGGCGGGCCCATCGCCAGGGCGCCTACTTCGCCAGCCCGTGCTTCGTCCAGTTTCATCCCACGGCGCTGCCGGTGAGTTCGCACTGGCAGTCCAAGACCACCCTGATGAGCGAGTCGCTGCGCAACGACGGGCGGATCTGGGTACCTAAGAAACCCGGCGACGACCGAGAGCCGAATGAGATCGGCGAGGAGGACCGCGACTACTACCTGGAGCGCAAGTACCCTGCCTTCGGCAACCTCACTCCCCGAGACGTGGCCTCCCGCAACGCCCGCACCCAGATCGACTCGGGCCACGGCGTCGGGCCGCTGCACAACTCGGTGTACCTGGACTTCCGCGACGCCATCGCCCGGCTGGGCCGCGACACCATCGCCGAGCGCTACGGCAACCTGTTCAAGATGTACCTCGACGCCACCGGGGAGGACCCCTACGAGGTGCCGATGAGAATCGCACCCGGGGCCCACTTCACGATGGGTGGGCTGTGGGTCGACTACAACCAGATGAGCACCATCCCCGGGCTCTTCGTCGGCGGGGAGGCGTCGAACAACTATCACGGCGCAAACCGGCTGGGAGCCAACTCCCTGCTGTCGGCGTCGGTCGACGGCTGGTTCACCCTGCCCCGGTCGGTCCCCGACTACCTCGCCGGATTCGTCGGGAAGGAGCCCCTGAGCATCGACGCCCCCGAGGTGGACGAGGCGATGGGCCGGGTCCACGACCGCATCGACAGGCTGCTGGCCAACGACGGCTCCCACCGCCCCGAATGGTTCCATCGCAGGCTCGGCGACATCCTCTACGACCACTGCGGGGTGAGCCGCGACGAGACCGGCCTGGTCGAGGGCCTGGAACAGGTGCGGGCGCTGCGCGAGGAGTTCTGGCGCGACGTCCGGGTGGTCGGTGACGGGGACCGTCTCAATCAGGAACTGGAGAAGGCGGGCCGGGTGGCCGACTTCATCGAGCTCGGCGAGACGATGATCCTGGACGCCCTTGATCGCCGGGAGTCTGCCGGAGCGCATTTCCGGACCGAGTACGCCACCCCCGAGGGGGAGGCCAGACGTGACGACGCCAACTGGGCCGCGGTCTCGGCCTGGGAGACCACCCCCGAGGGGGAGCATGTCCGTCACAGCGAGCCGCTCGCGTTCTCGCTGATCGCACTGCAGGTGAGGGATTACCGATGA
- a CDS encoding glutamate decarboxylase — protein MTPHRISGQQRHRKASPVELNPVFVRPGESSEVPKMRIPRDESLPETAYQIVHDEAMLDGNARLNLATFVGTWMEDEANRLYLEAADKNMIDKDEYPRTAEIESRCATMLADLWHAPDPERAVGTSTIGSSEACMLAGLALKRRWQHARRAAGKPADRPNLVMSSAVQVCWEKFCNYWDVEMRQVPVSMEHKVLDGDGLDGYVDENTIGVVAILGVTYTGMYEPVARIAEALDRIQARTGLDVKIHVDGASGAMVAPFIQPELEWDFRVDRVVSINTSGHKYGLVYPGLGWIVWREAQCLPEDLVFRVSYLGGDMPTFALNFSRPGAQVLLQYYLFLRLGFTGYRRVQQTCSDVATYLAREIGSMPAFDLWNDGSDIPVFAWRLHRGHTENWTLHHLGDRLRMRGWLVPAYPMPADLEEITVQRVVVRNGFSRDMADAFLADLREEVGYLDSLDSPMPGTGHPQAFHH, from the coding sequence ATGACACCGCACCGCATCTCAGGACAGCAGCGCCACCGGAAGGCGTCACCGGTCGAACTGAATCCGGTCTTCGTCAGGCCGGGGGAGTCGTCCGAGGTCCCGAAGATGCGGATTCCCCGTGACGAGAGCCTGCCGGAGACCGCCTACCAGATCGTCCATGACGAGGCCATGCTGGACGGCAATGCCCGGCTCAACCTCGCCACCTTCGTCGGCACCTGGATGGAGGACGAGGCCAATCGCCTCTACCTGGAGGCTGCCGACAAGAACATGATCGACAAGGACGAGTACCCGCGGACGGCCGAGATCGAGAGCCGCTGCGCGACGATGCTCGCCGACCTGTGGCACGCCCCCGATCCCGAGCGCGCCGTCGGCACCTCCACGATCGGCTCCTCGGAGGCCTGCATGCTGGCCGGACTCGCCCTCAAACGGCGGTGGCAGCACGCCCGCAGAGCCGCCGGGAAGCCCGCCGACCGGCCGAACCTCGTGATGTCCAGCGCGGTGCAGGTCTGCTGGGAGAAGTTTTGCAACTACTGGGACGTCGAGATGCGCCAGGTACCCGTCTCGATGGAGCACAAGGTGCTCGACGGCGACGGGCTGGACGGCTACGTCGACGAGAACACCATCGGTGTGGTGGCGATCCTCGGGGTCACCTACACCGGGATGTACGAGCCGGTCGCCCGCATCGCCGAGGCACTCGACCGCATCCAGGCCCGGACCGGCCTGGACGTCAAGATCCATGTCGACGGGGCCTCCGGCGCGATGGTGGCCCCCTTCATCCAGCCCGAGCTGGAATGGGACTTCCGGGTCGACAGGGTGGTCTCCATCAACACCTCCGGCCACAAGTACGGACTGGTCTACCCGGGCCTGGGCTGGATCGTCTGGCGGGAGGCCCAGTGCCTGCCCGAGGACCTCGTCTTCCGGGTGAGCTACCTGGGCGGCGACATGCCCACCTTCGCGCTGAACTTCTCCCGGCCCGGCGCTCAGGTGCTGCTGCAGTACTACCTGTTCCTGCGGCTCGGATTCACCGGCTACCGGCGCGTCCAGCAGACGTGCAGCGACGTGGCGACCTACCTGGCCCGAGAGATCGGATCGATGCCCGCCTTCGACCTGTGGAACGACGGCTCCGACATCCCGGTCTTCGCCTGGCGTCTTCACCGGGGGCACACCGAGAACTGGACTCTCCATCACCTGGGAGACCGGCTGAGGATGAGGGGATGGCTGGTGCCCGCCTACCCGATGCCAGCCGACCTGGAGGAGATCACGGTGCAGCGGGTGGTGGTGCGCAACGGCTTCAGCCGCGACATGGCAGACGCCTTCCTGGCCGACCTGCGCGAGGAGGTCGGCTACCTGGACTCCCTGGACTCCCCGATGCCGGGCACCGGGCATCCCCAGGCCTTCCACCACTGA
- the nadA gene encoding quinolinate synthase NadA, whose product MTTVTSPPLRARRPADNHDAEFSAWAEQVRHAARDQDAVILAHNYQDPAIQDVADHVGDSLALSRIAAGCDASTIVFAGVHFMAETAKILSPDKRVLIPDARAGCSLADCITADQLREWKAQYPGAVVVSYVNTTAAVKAETDICCTSSNALEVVRSIPDDTDVLFCPDQFLGAHVRRTLGRDNIHTWMGECHVHADISPTDLIDQVHANPDAELFVHPECGCTTSALWLAGQGELPPERTRILSTGGMLTAARATSSEKVLVATEVGMLHQLRRANPTADFEPVNPGAICPFMKMTTREKLLSCIQEGHDEVTVDPRIAAKARRAVERMIAIGNPGGGE is encoded by the coding sequence ATGACCACCGTCACCTCGCCACCGCTTCGTGCCCGCCGACCCGCCGACAACCACGACGCAGAGTTCTCGGCATGGGCGGAACAGGTCAGACATGCCGCCCGCGACCAGGACGCCGTGATCCTGGCCCACAACTACCAGGACCCGGCGATCCAGGACGTCGCCGACCACGTCGGCGACTCCCTGGCCCTGTCGCGCATCGCCGCCGGCTGCGACGCCTCGACCATCGTCTTCGCCGGGGTGCACTTCATGGCCGAGACGGCCAAGATCCTCTCCCCCGACAAGCGCGTCCTCATTCCCGATGCGCGCGCCGGCTGCTCCCTGGCCGACTGCATCACCGCCGACCAGCTGCGCGAGTGGAAGGCACAGTATCCCGGCGCCGTCGTCGTCAGCTATGTCAACACCACCGCGGCGGTCAAGGCCGAGACCGACATCTGCTGCACCTCCTCGAACGCCCTCGAGGTGGTCCGCTCCATTCCGGACGACACTGACGTGCTCTTCTGCCCCGACCAGTTCCTCGGCGCCCATGTGCGCCGCACACTGGGCCGCGACAACATCCACACCTGGATGGGCGAATGCCACGTCCACGCCGACATCTCCCCCACCGACCTCATCGATCAGGTCCACGCCAACCCCGACGCAGAACTCTTCGTGCATCCCGAGTGCGGCTGCACCACCAGTGCCCTGTGGCTGGCCGGGCAGGGCGAGCTTCCGCCCGAGCGCACCCGGATCCTGTCCACCGGCGGCATGCTCACCGCCGCCCGGGCCACCTCCTCGGAGAAGGTGCTGGTGGCCACCGAGGTGGGCATGCTGCACCAGCTGCGCCGGGCCAACCCGACCGCAGACTTCGAGCCGGTCAATCCCGGCGCGATCTGCCCGTTCATGAAGATGACCACCCGCGAGAAGCTGCTGAGCTGCATCCAGGAAGGCCACGACGAGGTGACCGTCGATCCGCGGATCGCCGCCAAGGCCCGCCGCGCGGTGGAACGGATGATCGCAATCGGCAACCCGGGAGGCGGGGAATGA
- the nadB gene encoding L-aspartate oxidase, whose product MRGTQIPTRPASWEHDCDVVVVGTGAAGLSAVVTLVAAGVDVALVTRGEITDSSTDWAQGGLAAVWSPGDSVDLHLSDTLVAGAGLCDEDAVADLVAHAPGALERLIRLGAHFDTDSEGRIDLHLEGGHHARRILHAGGDQSGHEVERTLTESLPGPTGAARERLRVLTGTRLVDVLTDADGRACGVSVLDGDGEPGRIRARSVVLATGGIGQLWPTTTNPEVSTGDGLAAALRAGATVRDAEFMQFHPTILVVPPDNRVPGDRGVLISEAVRGEGAFLVDHRGRRVMAGVHPLTDLAPRDVVSAAEQAHMAATGEDHLLLDATSFGAKRWETSFPSILQMCRQRGIDPVTEPIPVRPGAHYHCGGVEASMSGITSVPGLRVVGEAACTGVQGANRLASNSLTEALVMGERAAGELVNEIRSQPRPGSPVDRAAAGLVAGSGLAEIRRMMARHVSVLRDAAGLREALTVISGLPGAPELDDAVLTATNAATAATLVTTAAARRTESRGCHRRSDITDRRPGWRLHIDQWLGEDGRPAQALTEPIRDHQEAA is encoded by the coding sequence ATGAGGGGAACCCAGATCCCGACCCGCCCCGCATCCTGGGAGCACGACTGCGACGTCGTCGTGGTGGGCACCGGGGCGGCAGGCCTGTCGGCCGTCGTCACCCTGGTCGCCGCCGGGGTCGACGTCGCCCTGGTGACCCGAGGAGAGATCACCGATTCCAGTACCGACTGGGCCCAGGGCGGCCTGGCGGCCGTGTGGTCGCCCGGAGACTCGGTCGACCTCCACCTCTCCGACACCCTGGTCGCCGGCGCCGGCCTGTGCGATGAGGACGCCGTCGCCGACCTCGTCGCCCACGCCCCCGGCGCCCTCGAGCGTCTCATCCGCCTCGGGGCCCATTTCGACACCGATTCCGAGGGACGCATCGACCTGCATCTGGAGGGCGGCCATCACGCCCGACGGATCCTGCACGCGGGCGGGGACCAGTCGGGCCACGAGGTGGAACGCACCCTCACCGAGTCCCTGCCCGGGCCGACCGGGGCGGCGCGCGAGCGCCTCCGGGTGCTCACCGGGACCCGCCTGGTCGACGTCCTCACCGACGCCGACGGACGGGCGTGCGGAGTCTCGGTCCTCGACGGTGACGGCGAGCCGGGAAGGATCCGCGCCCGTTCCGTGGTGCTGGCCACCGGCGGCATCGGACAGCTGTGGCCCACCACCACCAATCCCGAGGTCTCCACCGGCGACGGCCTGGCCGCCGCTCTGCGGGCCGGGGCGACGGTGCGGGACGCCGAGTTCATGCAGTTCCACCCCACGATCCTGGTGGTCCCACCGGATAACCGGGTTCCCGGGGATCGCGGCGTCCTCATCTCGGAGGCGGTCCGCGGCGAGGGTGCCTTCCTCGTCGATCACCGTGGACGCCGGGTCATGGCCGGGGTCCACCCGCTGACCGACCTGGCTCCCCGCGACGTCGTCTCCGCCGCCGAGCAGGCCCACATGGCCGCCACCGGAGAGGACCACCTCCTTCTGGACGCCACATCATTCGGCGCGAAGCGCTGGGAGACCTCCTTCCCGTCGATCCTGCAGATGTGCCGCCAGCGCGGCATCGACCCGGTGACCGAGCCGATCCCGGTGCGCCCGGGAGCGCACTACCACTGCGGCGGGGTCGAGGCGTCCATGTCGGGCATCACCTCGGTCCCCGGCCTGCGGGTGGTCGGCGAGGCCGCCTGCACCGGTGTCCAGGGGGCCAACCGGCTGGCCTCCAACTCGCTGACCGAGGCCCTGGTGATGGGCGAGCGGGCGGCCGGTGAACTCGTGAACGAGATCCGCTCACAGCCACGGCCGGGTTCCCCCGTCGACCGCGCGGCGGCCGGTCTGGTCGCCGGGAGCGGCCTGGCGGAGATCCGCCGAATGATGGCACGGCACGTGTCAGTGCTGCGCGACGCCGCGGGCCTGCGCGAGGCCCTCACCGTCATCTCCGGCCTGCCCGGCGCCCCCGAGCTGGATGACGCCGTACTGACCGCCACCAATGCGGCCACCGCCGCCACTCTGGTGACCACCGCCGCAGCCCGGCGCACCGAGTCACGGGGCTGCCACCGCCGCTCCGACATCACCGACCGCAGACCCGGATGGCGCCTGCACATCGACCAGTGGCTGGGCGAGGACGGCCGACCCGCCCAAGCCCTCACCGAGCCGATCAGAGACCATCAGGAGGCCGCATGA
- a CDS encoding HNH endonuclease signature motif containing protein, which translates to MGRDFWEATGVIEQALDAIDHTGDSRMPDTRKIAAMTKARALADRMVALAAVYTDLVARSGATEKTAGTPLSDYLALTEGRSSSEANGLVHQAGRITADPTVRDAALAGTVSPGKAAAAGAVLRELPRHEMSEAQRQAAAGALLEQAVGGATTRQISRSADRVLEQVAPELAPTADGRAAEAERRRQRALRERELNFAEDGRGSVRFWGRLPDTEGDLLRTVIGACVERGRGDERRELEALKTRKFSGDLSAGEYFAARAVLGEREHRTTAQRQADALTDMITTLQDTGHIPAAGGETPRVIVTLDYMGLLQLAVDTAATGLRPDGSRLDEVSAARLRTALTGTSENSADVSASQVRIACCDAGILPVVLGDQSEILDVGREHRLVTPQIRKALALRDTGCIFPGCQVPAQACQAHHVTPWWAGGPTSIDNLVLVCRHHHGVIEPHRFNPAADQWHITFDPDTGRPRAIPPARIRRDLPPDRRDTQQDSAHRPETANGITSGRRLRFGASCHLPATGTTRPATAPRCVCNADAKGPIPEPRRSALSRPCRDL; encoded by the coding sequence ATGGGACGGGACTTCTGGGAAGCGACCGGGGTGATCGAACAGGCGCTGGACGCCATCGATCACACCGGAGACTCCCGCATGCCCGACACCCGCAAGATCGCCGCCATGACGAAGGCTCGGGCGCTGGCCGATCGGATGGTGGCCCTGGCCGCCGTCTACACCGACCTGGTCGCCAGGTCCGGCGCCACCGAGAAGACAGCAGGCACACCGCTGAGCGACTACCTGGCCCTCACCGAGGGGCGGAGCTCCTCGGAGGCCAATGGGCTGGTGCATCAGGCCGGGCGGATCACCGCCGACCCGACGGTGCGGGACGCCGCCCTGGCCGGGACCGTGTCACCGGGCAAGGCCGCTGCGGCCGGAGCCGTGCTGCGCGAACTGCCCCGCCACGAGATGAGTGAGGCGCAACGGCAGGCTGCCGCCGGAGCACTGTTGGAGCAGGCCGTCGGTGGTGCCACCACCCGTCAGATCAGCCGCAGTGCTGATCGGGTGCTGGAGCAGGTGGCCCCGGAGTTGGCGCCCACCGCGGACGGGCGGGCCGCCGAGGCCGAACGGCGACGGCAACGAGCTCTCAGGGAGCGTGAACTGAACTTCGCCGAGGACGGGCGGGGCTCGGTGCGTTTCTGGGGCCGACTGCCCGACACCGAGGGCGACCTGCTGCGCACAGTCATCGGCGCCTGTGTGGAACGCGGCCGGGGCGACGAGCGCCGCGAGCTCGAGGCGCTGAAGACCCGAAAGTTCTCAGGGGACCTATCGGCTGGGGAGTACTTCGCCGCCCGGGCGGTCCTGGGAGAGCGGGAGCACCGCACCACCGCCCAACGACAGGCCGACGCCCTGACCGACATGATCACCACCCTCCAGGACACCGGGCACATTCCCGCGGCGGGCGGGGAGACGCCAAGGGTGATCGTCACCCTGGACTACATGGGTCTGCTGCAGCTGGCCGTCGATACCGCCGCCACCGGCCTCCGCCCCGACGGCAGCCGGTTGGATGAGGTGTCGGCCGCCCGGCTGCGCACCGCACTGACCGGCACCAGCGAGAACAGCGCCGATGTGTCGGCCTCCCAGGTGCGGATCGCCTGCTGCGACGCCGGAATCCTTCCCGTCGTCCTGGGTGATCAGTCCGAGATTCTTGATGTGGGCCGGGAGCACCGGCTCGTGACACCCCAGATCCGCAAGGCCCTGGCGCTACGGGACACGGGCTGCATCTTCCCCGGCTGCCAGGTTCCAGCCCAGGCCTGCCAGGCCCACCACGTCACACCCTGGTGGGCCGGAGGGCCCACATCCATCGACAACCTGGTGCTCGTGTGCCGCCATCACCACGGCGTCATCGAACCCCACCGGTTCAACCCTGCAGCCGACCAATGGCACATCACCTTCGACCCCGACACCGGACGCCCGAGAGCCATCCCACCGGCCCGGATACGCCGCGACCTCCCACCAGACCGCCGCGACACGCAGCAGGACTCCGCTCACCGGCCTGAAACCGCCAACGGCATCACCAGCGGACGACGGCTACGGTTCGGCGCCTCGTGTCACCTGCCGGCGACGGGCACGACCCGCCCCGCGACAGCGCCGCGATGTGTCTGCAACGCCGACGCGAAGGGACCGATCCCGGAGCCCCGGCGCTCCGCCCTCAGTCGTCCCTGCCGCGACCTCTGA